The region ATTGGTGAAGGATCATATGGAAGGGTGTATTACGCAACCTTAAATGATGGAAACGCTGTGGCTGTGAAGAAGCTTGATGTTTCTTCTGAACCCGAAACAAATAATGAATTTTTGACTCAGGCATGTCGCTGCTATCAACTAAACAAACTATTCGAAATTATACACTGGAAATATGTTGGTTTCTGTATGGTTATTGTCTGGATATTAGCCTTCTCATTAAATTTTCCTACTTCAGGTTTCCATGGTCTCAAGATTGAAGAATGACAATTTTGTTGAGTTGCACGGTTATTGTGTTGAAGGAAATCTTCGAGTTCTTGCATATGAGTTTGCTACTATGGGCTCTCTTCATGACATATTGCATGGTATTTAGCTTCATATCCCGTCCTAACTTATGTTTCATATCTTAAGAAGTTCATCTGATGATTTTTGTTGTCTTTCCATTACAGGTAGAAAGGGAGTTCAAGGGGCACAGCCAGGTCCAACTCTTGATTGGATACAGCGTGTTAGAATTGCAGTTGACGCTGCAAGGGGACTAGAATATTTGCACGAGAAAGTTCAACCGGCTATTATTCACAGAGATATCAGATCAAGTAACGTGCTTATCTTTGAAGATTACAAGGCTAAGATAGCTGATTTCAACCTTTCTAATCAGGCCCCTGACATGGCTGCACGCCTTCATTCTACTCGAGTGTTGGGAACTTTTGGGTATCATGCTCCAGAGTAAGCTTCCTGGACCTGCTtacttataatttatttatctatattATCCTCGTTGCCATACATAGATCTGTGTGTCTGCTATCTTTTatttatgaagaaagattgttttTAGTGCTGCCTGAGTTATCTTTTTACATACCAGTGTTGTCAATCCGGGAATGTGGCCCACCCCATAGTGGTATAGCGTATAGCGGGATGGCCGCtacattgttttttttatataatttatactATCTGCATATAAATGATAAAAGTACTCAAAATTAATGACattcataattaataataaaattcatGAGATTTTTACTCTTTTAAACAAAGTATACCAGTGAAACaatgaaagataaaataaatgaatagAAACAAAACAGAGGAAGCTGTTGGGAAAGATAAATACAAAACCATGAAATAAGAGAAAGGGGAGATGGAGGACGAAGGGAGATGAGTGTGGCCGGAGCCTGGCCGCAAGTTGCGGGAGTGAGGAAGAAGATAGATCGAAGGTTTGGAGGTTAGGCAGAAGGGAGAAGAAGCGGGAGAGTGTATACCCAATTTTTCAGAACTGAACCCCATTTTACTCTTAAAGTTATAACCTAATGGCGTCTTTTTAAGGGTAAAATAGGGATTAAAACCCTAAAAACTGTTGCGCAGCTATAGCGCCTGCGGCACTCGATTCAGGCTGCGATGCTGAAGCGCTACAGCACTCCACTACAGCACTCCTGTCGCTGACGGCGGCCGCTTCGCTGTTATAGAGCTCTATTGATGTCCCTGTTACACACTGACACCGCTGCAATTCATGATTTATTGCTGAGGactataaattaatatttgacCTCGAATAATTTATATTCTGGTCTTCTTGTCATCTGATTCATTTTTGATTTTCAGATGTCTTTAATGGATAGCTGCTGTGTCCATGTTTCCTTTTCCAGTTCTCTTTGATTTAATACATGTAAATTCAATTCAAATGTGAAATCTTTTAGTTATACTTGATGATAAGTAGTAACTCTTGACTGGTAAATTCAATTCAAATGTGAAATCTTTTAGTTATACTTGATGATAAGTAGTAACTCTTGACTGGTAAGTTATGGTCCATAGACGCATATGATACTACTCGTGGTAGTATCATTACTGGCTTCTGATGTGGTTGTGGTCTTGCTATTTTTTCCACGTAGTCCCCAATGATTGGCTTGAACTTTACTGTTAGTGAATTTGATGAACAAGAAATACAGTACAGACCCTCTTATATCTAGCTTTCTTGATTCAATTTTCCATAGGAAGTAGGAAGGATCTTCTTTGCAGTCAGATGTTTTAACTTGTATGTTTGTTCATATGATGTTCCCAAGCAATATATGCTGCTATGTTGAAGTATGATGAATGTCTCAGCAATTGAACTCAACAGGGCTGGACAATAATTTATTGTCTATAGTTGCTGTTAGTCTCTTTGGTTCATGTCATTCTAGCAATTTGTCTACGTTCCCGTTATGGGGGCATGCAGATTCATTAGGAATTTTCTGAGAACACATTAGTCTATGCCCTTCTTagttttgtattttaatttttaatttattttgcttCTCATCTTAACTCTTTGCCTCctttgagattttttttgttaattggtTCTTAGCTTCTGTTTTGTTGCCAAACTTTACAGATATGCCATGACTGGCCAGTTGACACAAAAAAGTGATGTCTACAGTTTTGGTGTTGTTCTTCTTGAGCTTCTTACAGGAAGAAAACCTGTTGATCACACCATGCCCCGAGGACAGCAAAGTCTTGTCACATGGGTCAGTTTACCTGCTTAAACTCACACCTCAtctgtgcttcatttcaattatttATAACAATGGTGGTCTTTCATAGATATTTTATTGAGAGTTGTTTCTGTACAGGCTACCCCACGATTGAGTGAGGATAAAGTGAAACAATGCGTGGACCCAAAACTGAAGGGTGAATATCCCCCAAAAGGAGTTGCTAAGGtatcttttcttctttctcttccccCCTGCATGAATAAAGCCATGGTGCTTGAGTCTTTCATTTTGAAGTTGATGCTAACAGTGTATATTGTTGACCATGCAGCTGGCAGCTGTTGCAGCACTGTGTGTGCAGTATGAAGCTGAGTTTAGGCCAAATATGAGCATTGTTGTTAAAGCACTGCAACCACTTCTGAAGACCCCcgctgctgctgctgctcctGCACCAGAAAGTTGAAGCCAATGAATTGAAGTTTATAACTTCTCTTTGGAATCTGCATCTTTTGCACAGTTTGAGTCAATATCTCCAGATTTCATCAAATActacaaatatatacataataatatataattatatttttgtttgaGATTGAATGTGTAGGATTGGATTGGCTCGTTTCATGTCATTGTTAAATTCCATCTATGTCTGACATGGCACTTGCAATGCTGATAATACAACaatggatttgggtttgggttgcgTGGTGGATATTTGTGGGGATCAAACCTCGGATATTCTTTATTTGTTTCTTGCAATCAGACTGAGCTGATACATGACTTGAAAAACATATATTTGTTTGACTTTTAGCTTGTTTCTTGTAATTTTCTCATTTAGTCCCGCAAAGTTGCATGTCTTGATTTACATGCCTAGAAAGTGACAGATAAATGTCCACGGTGATTAGAATCTCCCAAGAGCTAAAATATTTCAGGGGTTTTACTCAGCCTACACGGTTTTgatttcaaaatataaataaatggcCAACAGATGCCATGGTTATCTCCTAGTtgagtttttattattattcttttAGACGGGACTTGTGGTGTCTAACTGCGCGTGTTTCTAGTTGGATGTTTTATTATTTCGTAGTTTTTAAAATTTGGTATGAAGGACTTTGTCTAtttgtttgaattttaaaagataattTTCTGACTAGGAATGAAAGTAACTCAttcttaaaatattttattattagaaAAAACTTTAAGGCGGGTCTAAATCTTGCTCGATTCACTATAGATAACCCTGAGAGATTGTGTACTCTCATGCCGGATCTTAGAAAAATATTCCACCTGGAGCAAAGACACAACTTTACTGTGGCAGGATATTTCAAACTCTTGAAAGGTATTAACGTATTCGACCAAAAAAAGAGGTATTAACGTAAACAACATAGGGTTCAAATccctctttctccttttttttgaatagtttttttattCTTAGTTGACTCGTGTTTTCGAGCTTGACTATATACCACTTAGccaaacttaaaaaaattagatataTAAATGAGTTGAAAAGAAATACTTTTTTAATATGATCTGCTCGACTCAACCCAATTTATTTACTTATTATCTCCAAATTTGAGTAGTTGTGTATTATCCTGCCCGAGCGTATTATGACAGTCCACCTCGAGCAGGGGTGTGGACTTCATAGCCAATGTATTTGGGGCTCGTTCAAAGTGTGTTCACGATGGCTGGCAAGGCCCATTCGAAAAGCAACATGTCCTCACATTTTAAACTCATGCCAGTTCAAGGGATCCCACTAAACTTATTAACCAATGACCGTGTTTGACCGTGTTTGACCGTGTTTAATAGATGAATGGGCCAATGAAGAGGATTGTGACCACTGCAACACAGTGCGAATCGCTCTTGCGAAAATTTTCAGCTTCGAATTCCCTTTCAGAAACCAAAAAGCTTCATGCTTTCATCCTCACCTCTGGccttctctcttcctccaccaaCCTTTCCTCTAAGCTTGCTACAACCTACGCACACTGCCACCATGCTTCCTATGCCTCCCACCTGTTTGATACATTGCCCCAACGGAGCTTGTTCTCGTGGAACACTATGATGAGGATGTATGTTCAAATGGGTCGCCCCCATGATGCCCTCAACTTGTTTGTTGAAATGATCCACTCGGGTCTGACTCTGCCCGACAACTTCACGTACCCTATCATTATCAAGGCTTGCAGTGACCTGTCCTTCCTTGATATGGGTGTTGGGGTTCATGGGATGACATTTAAGGCTGGCTTTGATTTGGACACATTTGTTCAGAACTCTTTGCTGGCAATGTATATGAATGCTGGGGAGAAAGAACAAGCACAGCTGGTTTTTGACTTGATGAAGGAACAAACCGTCGTGTCTTGGAATACCATGATTAATGGCTACTTTCGAAATAACCGTGCAGAGGAGGCGTTAAGGGTTTATAACAGAATGATGGATGCTGGTGTGGAGCCTGATTGTGCTACTGTTGTTTCAGTTTTGCCAGCTTGTGGACTTTTGAAGAATGTGGAGCTTGGGAGAGAGGTTCATGCGTTGGTCAAGGAGAAAGGGTTTTGGGGGAATATGGTGGTCAGGAATGCGATGTTGGACATGTATGTTAAGTGTGGCCAGATGAAAGAAGCATGGTGGTTAGCTAATGAGATGGATGAGACGGATGTGGTGACATGGACAACTTTGATTAATGGATATATTCTGAATGGTGATGCAAGAAgtgctttgatgctttgtcggGTAATGCTGTTGGAAGGAGTGAAGCCAAATTTAGTTAGTGTAGCTTCTCTGCTATCTGCCTGTGGCAGTTTTGGTTCTTTGAACTATGGCAAGTGCCTTCATGCATGGGCAATAAGGCAAAAGCTTGAGTCTGAGGTCATAGTAGAAACTGCCTTGATTGATATGTATGCCAAATGCAATTGTGGCAACCTCAGTTATAAAGTGTTCATGAAAACCTCTAAAAAGAGAACAGCCCCATGGAATGCTCTTCTATCTGGGTTCATACATAATAGCCTTGTAAGAGAAGCAATACAACTCTTTAAACAAATGTTAGTGAAAGATGTACAACCTGACAATGCAACCTTTAATAGTCTTCTTCCTGCATATGCTGTTCTTGCTGACCTCAAACAGGCAATGAACATACATTGTTACCTTATAAGGTCAGGATTTCTTTACAGACTTGAAGTAGCAAGTATTCTAGTTGACATATACTCAAAGTGTGGAAGTTTAGGATATGCTCACcacatttttaatataattcCTCTGAAGGACAAGGATATTATTATTTGGAGTTCCATAATTGCTGCTTATGGAAAGCATGGGCATGGAGAAATGGCCGTGTCACTTTTTAATCAGATGGTTCAATCTGGAGTGCAACCAAATCAAATCACATTCACCTCTGTTCTGCATGCATGCAGCCATGCCGGTTTGGTGGATGAGGGTTTGTCTCTGTTCAAGTTTATGCTTAAACAACATCAAATTATTCCTCTTGTTGATCACTATACATGCATCATTGATCTTCTTGGTCGTGCTGGTCAATTGAATGATGCTTATAATCTTATTAGAACAATGCCTATAAAACCTAACCATGCTGTATGGGGTGCACTACTTGGCGCTTGTGTGAGTCATGAGAATGTTGAACTGGGAGAGGTGGCTGCTAGGTGGACTTTTGAGCTTGAACCTGAAAACACTGGAAACTATGTTCTGTTGGCAAACCTTTATGCTGCTGTAGGAAGGTGGAGAGATGCAGAGAATGTTAGAGATATGGTAAATGTGGTAGGATTGAGAAAATTACCTGCTCAAAGTTTAGTTGAGGTGAGAAGTGAGTGAAGTAGATGGGCTCATATAGATCACAATGCCAGCTAACCACATTGTCCAAAACGAGGGATGAAGGACATTTGTTTGAAAAGTTGAAATGGCCCAATACCGACTTAGTATGttctaataatatttttctatattcATTTGCCAATACCTTGTCTGTGAATTTACTAACTGTTGTCCATATACAGAGAGTGCAAGTCAAAAGATTGTACTCTCTGCTGACTATCAAAGAGTCAGCTTCAAGCATTCCTAAAAATCTTGAGGCTAGGCGAAGGCTAGAGTTTTT is a window of Lotus japonicus ecotype B-129 chromosome 5, LjGifu_v1.2 DNA encoding:
- the LOC130717292 gene encoding PTI1-like tyrosine-protein kinase 3 isoform X2; the protein is MRRWLCCTCQVEEPYPSNENDHLKSPRNYGDGNSKGSKASAPVKHETQKAPPPIEVPALSLDELKEKTDNFGSKALIGEGSYGRVYYATLNDGNAVAVKKLDVSSEPETNNEFLIQVSMVSRLKNDNFVELHGYCVEGNLRVLAYEFATMGSLHDILHGRKGVQGAQPGPTLDWIQRVRIAVDAARGLEYLHEKVQPAIIHRDIRSSNVLIFEDYKAKIADFNLSNQAPDMAARLHSTRVLGTFGYHAPEYAMTGQLTQKSDVYSFGVVLLELLTGRKPVDHTMPRGQQSLVTWATPRLSEDKVKQCVDPKLKGEYPPKGVAKLAAVAALCVQYEAEFRPNMSIVVKALQPLLKTPAAAAAPAPES
- the LOC130717292 gene encoding PTI1-like tyrosine-protein kinase 1 isoform X1 — translated: MEQRRDFHRRTAHLAHASPPPGYFVRLGNTSKDDLYLRKRTRMRRWLCCTCQVEEPYPSNENDHLKSPRNYGDGNSKGSKASAPVKHETQKAPPPIEVPALSLDELKEKTDNFGSKALIGEGSYGRVYYATLNDGNAVAVKKLDVSSEPETNNEFLIQVSMVSRLKNDNFVELHGYCVEGNLRVLAYEFATMGSLHDILHGRKGVQGAQPGPTLDWIQRVRIAVDAARGLEYLHEKVQPAIIHRDIRSSNVLIFEDYKAKIADFNLSNQAPDMAARLHSTRVLGTFGYHAPEYAMTGQLTQKSDVYSFGVVLLELLTGRKPVDHTMPRGQQSLVTWATPRLSEDKVKQCVDPKLKGEYPPKGVAKLAAVAALCVQYEAEFRPNMSIVVKALQPLLKTPAAAAAPAPES
- the LOC130721252 gene encoding pentatricopeptide repeat-containing protein At5g39350-like; this encodes MNGPMKRIVTTATQCESLLRKFSASNSLSETKKLHAFILTSGLLSSSTNLSSKLATTYAHCHHASYASHLFDTLPQRSLFSWNTMMRMYVQMGRPHDALNLFVEMIHSGLTLPDNFTYPIIIKACSDLSFLDMGVGVHGMTFKAGFDLDTFVQNSLLAMYMNAGEKEQAQLVFDLMKEQTVVSWNTMINGYFRNNRAEEALRVYNRMMDAGVEPDCATVVSVLPACGLLKNVELGREVHALVKEKGFWGNMVVRNAMLDMYVKCGQMKEAWWLANEMDETDVVTWTTLINGYILNGDARSALMLCRVMLLEGVKPNLVSVASLLSACGSFGSLNYGKCLHAWAIRQKLESEVIVETALIDMYAKCNCGNLSYKVFMKTSKKRTAPWNALLSGFIHNSLVREAIQLFKQMLVKDVQPDNATFNSLLPAYAVLADLKQAMNIHCYLIRSGFLYRLEVASILVDIYSKCGSLGYAHHIFNIIPLKDKDIIIWSSIIAAYGKHGHGEMAVSLFNQMVQSGVQPNQITFTSVLHACSHAGLVDEGLSLFKFMLKQHQIIPLVDHYTCIIDLLGRAGQLNDAYNLIRTMPIKPNHAVWGALLGACVSHENVELGEVAARWTFELEPENTGNYVLLANLYAAVGRWRDAENVRDMVNVVGLRKLPAQSLVEVRSE